One Thermincola ferriacetica DNA segment encodes these proteins:
- a CDS encoding cytochrome b/b6 domain-containing protein, which translates to MDRFRLEFILHWIWAAVFGILLITGLALLGPRYGWALNYNLAMADYLHRTVAILFTGLLFIEILLELKRILFNDSKREPWLVIGKSGFALITFISAWLLIISGLLLWHCTEDDHGVTALASVVHQTVTFAMIIGMTWHLYDKSHVLIFGGGRR; encoded by the coding sequence ATGGACAGGTTTAGGTTAGAATTTATCCTACATTGGATATGGGCAGCGGTTTTTGGAATACTGCTTATTACCGGCCTGGCCCTTCTCGGGCCCAGATACGGCTGGGCACTCAATTACAACCTGGCAATGGCAGATTACCTGCACCGTACAGTGGCGATTTTATTTACGGGGCTGTTATTTATAGAAATATTATTGGAACTAAAGCGAATTCTTTTTAATGATTCGAAACGGGAACCCTGGTTGGTCATTGGGAAAAGTGGTTTTGCCCTGATTACCTTTATTTCTGCCTGGCTTCTGATCATTTCAGGCCTGCTGTTATGGCATTGTACCGAAGACGACCACGGGGTAACAGCCCTAGCGTCCGTTGTTCACCAGACAGTGACCTTTGCTATGATAATAGGTATGACTTGGCACTTGTACGACAAATCCCATGTGCTCATTTTCGGGGGTGGTCGGCGATAG
- a CDS encoding response regulator transcription factor produces MRVLVVEDEPDIRRLLRAYLEKEGFIVEETNNGQRALTMVDRNSYDLIILDIMIPEIDGWAVCQRIRKKSNIPIIMVTARGAEPDKIMGLELGADDYLVKPFSPKELIARIKALFRRIKAKTPPAETNDRISLGQMSIDPQSREVKVNECPIPLTPKEFSILYTLARHPNKAFTRNELLLEVWGDQFNDTRTVDAHIKQLREKLHKAGLSKDAVKTVWGVGYKLGDVNDV; encoded by the coding sequence ATGAGGGTTTTAGTCGTTGAAGATGAGCCGGATATCCGGAGATTGTTAAGGGCTTACCTGGAAAAGGAAGGCTTTATTGTAGAGGAAACCAATAACGGCCAGAGGGCCTTGACCATGGTTGACCGGAATTCATATGACTTGATAATTCTGGATATTATGATACCGGAGATAGACGGATGGGCAGTCTGCCAAAGAATCAGAAAAAAGTCCAATATTCCGATCATAATGGTCACCGCAAGGGGGGCGGAACCTGATAAGATAATGGGCCTGGAATTAGGAGCGGACGATTATCTTGTGAAACCCTTCAGTCCTAAAGAGCTTATCGCCAGGATTAAAGCGTTGTTTCGCAGGATAAAGGCAAAAACTCCCCCTGCGGAAACAAATGACCGCATCAGCCTCGGGCAAATGTCCATTGACCCACAAAGCCGTGAAGTTAAGGTGAACGAGTGCCCCATACCGCTGACCCCGAAAGAGTTTTCGATACTGTATACACTGGCCAGACATCCCAATAAGGCTTTTACCAGAAATGAACTCCTTCTGGAGGTATGGGGTGACCAATTTAACGACACAAGGACTGTAGATGCTCATATTAAACAGCTCAGGGAAAAACTGCATAAAGCCGGGTTAAGCAAAGATGCAGTCAAAACTGTATGGGGCGTCGGCTACAAACTTGGGGATGTCAATGATGTTTAG